The Leptospira levettii genome has a segment encoding these proteins:
- a CDS encoding Dps family protein: MKINIGIPEEERSAISESLKKLLADTYTLYQKTHSYHWNVTGPMFQTLHLLFMTQYTELWNAIDPIAERIRSLGYYAPMGGWEFAKYSSISEDKEVPKAKEMIKNLVEGNEAVIRTARAAYGPAEKGNDQATLDLLTQRLDIHEKTAWMLRSLLEE, translated from the coding sequence ATGAAAATTAATATTGGAATCCCAGAAGAAGAAAGAAGTGCCATTTCCGAATCATTAAAAAAACTTTTGGCTGATACATACACTCTCTACCAAAAAACACACAGTTACCATTGGAATGTAACAGGGCCTATGTTCCAAACCTTACACCTTCTTTTTATGACTCAATACACAGAACTTTGGAATGCAATTGACCCTATTGCAGAACGAATCCGTTCTCTTGGGTATTATGCACCTATGGGTGGATGGGAATTTGCAAAGTATTCGAGTATATCGGAAGACAAAGAAGTTCCAAAAGCAAAAGAGATGATTAAAAATTTAGTAGAAGGGAACGAAGCCGTGATTCGTACTGCACGCGCAGCTTATGGACCAGCCGAAAAAGGAAATGACCAAGCAACCCTAGATCTATTAACACAAAGACTCGACATTCACGAAAAAACAGCTTGGATGTTACGTTCGTTACTCGAAGAATAA
- a CDS encoding CsgG/HfaB family protein produces the protein MKQYLAFFSLLLSVSLTNCRTMDAAIQYPESGKSNLGITKVAVLIFDIEEAKWGDEFTDAVSLQIAKSLPFKVIEREQLSKVVNEQSFSKTGIIDTQTAVRIGKVLGVDALVFGRGSALKKFDDKGKLIPNLVDTVSLKIVHIESGQVIVNARKKPGADWTMARLLQYSLGLGLIWSREDILIATSQYDFVAESLVDRIVSELNK, from the coding sequence ATGAAACAATATTTAGCGTTTTTCTCCCTACTACTTTCGGTATCGTTAACCAATTGTCGGACAATGGATGCAGCTATCCAATACCCTGAATCAGGGAAATCCAATCTCGGAATCACAAAAGTTGCTGTACTCATTTTTGATATAGAAGAAGCAAAATGGGGTGACGAATTTACGGATGCGGTTTCTTTACAAATCGCCAAATCACTTCCCTTCAAAGTAATTGAACGTGAACAACTTTCGAAAGTTGTCAATGAGCAGAGTTTTTCCAAGACCGGAATCATAGATACGCAAACAGCCGTTAGAATTGGAAAAGTTCTAGGTGTGGATGCGCTGGTTTTTGGCAGAGGTTCTGCTTTAAAAAAATTCGATGATAAAGGCAAGCTCATTCCAAATTTAGTCGATACAGTATCCTTAAAAATCGTTCACATAGAATCCGGACAAGTGATTGTCAACGCACGAAAAAAACCAGGGGCCGATTGGACGATGGCACGACTTTTACAATATAGCTTAGGGCTTGGACTGATTTGGAGTCGAGAGGATATTTTAATTGCAACAAGCCAATATGATTTTGTCGCTGAAAGTTTAGTCGATCGAATTGTAAGTGAATTAAATAAATAA
- a CDS encoding SH3 domain-containing protein: MQNFGPSLQIGSQRKFALALLAVPLFLTSLYSAPTFQEKPKNSKPSELLKRDNHSEIVIPVIGLNLHLFADQKSDVLRKLNFGEPVTYDQNSLESPKEDWIPVKLQDGLSGFIKRSLVRSVPKKQYLSTLLFEAEKLILSKQVDFLAKEEITDTIFSISSSGKFTGDEFIFIRAKAGFFLKKTVDLMNEKGIKPDNDPETLEFLKRHQTKLLYDYSSGKYYVDSNYFWKLLESYPKTKHSDYAGYLATESIPVVDCGVDLRCRLEELRKGKLRYLYLFPTGNYVNLYTKDIVKTLNSMTKDPDSIPCFPPVSEGIKSEIKQMFRYASEIGPREKKQILPHLQILKKECFR, encoded by the coding sequence ATGCAAAATTTTGGTCCTAGTCTTCAAATTGGGTCTCAAAGAAAGTTCGCTTTGGCTTTGTTAGCCGTTCCGCTTTTTTTAACTTCACTCTATTCAGCTCCTACCTTCCAAGAAAAACCAAAAAATTCAAAACCTTCTGAACTTTTAAAAAGGGACAACCATTCTGAAATTGTGATCCCTGTTATTGGTCTTAACTTACATCTGTTTGCTGACCAAAAGAGTGACGTTTTACGAAAACTAAATTTTGGTGAACCTGTTACGTATGACCAAAATTCACTGGAAAGTCCTAAAGAAGATTGGATTCCAGTGAAACTCCAAGATGGACTTTCTGGATTTATCAAACGATCTCTCGTACGTTCTGTTCCAAAAAAACAATACCTCTCCACATTATTATTTGAAGCTGAGAAGTTGATACTATCGAAACAAGTGGATTTTTTGGCAAAAGAGGAAATCACTGATACTATTTTTTCAATCTCTTCTTCGGGTAAATTTACAGGAGATGAGTTTATTTTCATTAGAGCAAAAGCAGGTTTTTTCTTAAAAAAAACTGTGGATTTGATGAATGAAAAGGGAATCAAACCAGACAATGATCCTGAAACTCTAGAATTTTTAAAACGCCACCAAACAAAATTATTATATGATTATTCTTCTGGAAAATATTATGTAGATTCCAATTATTTTTGGAAATTGTTAGAATCCTATCCAAAAACAAAACATTCGGATTACGCAGGTTATTTGGCAACAGAAAGTATTCCGGTGGTAGATTGTGGGGTCGATTTACGTTGTCGATTGGAAGAGTTACGGAAAGGTAAATTACGTTATTTGTATTTATTTCCAACTGGAAATTACGTTAACCTTTATACAAAAGATATCGTAAAAACCTTAAATTCCATGACAAAAGATCCAGATTCAATTCCATGTTTTCCACCAGTTAGTGAGGGAATCAAATCAGAAATCAAACAAATGTTCCGTTACGCTTCTGAAATTGGTCCTCGCGAAAAAAAACAAATTCTTCCTCATTTACAGATTCTAAAAAAAGAATGTTTTCGATAA
- a CDS encoding alpha/beta fold hydrolase has product MKLNYKVYPFQNSDPTNKSIGDIVILHGLFGSSKNWVTVAKFLSEFGQVYAVDQRNHGDSPHSDEHSIPLMANDLETFLHDLKIQNPILLGHSMGGLVAMYFDLMHPGALSRLIIQDISPRSYPFAYDNEIMSMSFPLSGFNSRTEIDAEMAKYVKDTFIRQFLQMSLERKEDGSYHWKLNVDGINHARRVFDDVFSFDKISQTRTLFLLGGNSEYIRESDLSIMDRFFQNNVKVKIEGGGHYIHFTHQKVFLEELGNWLQKEFR; this is encoded by the coding sequence GTGAAATTAAATTACAAAGTTTATCCATTTCAAAATTCTGATCCTACTAATAAATCGATTGGTGATATTGTCATTTTACACGGGTTATTTGGTTCATCGAAAAACTGGGTGACAGTTGCCAAATTTTTATCTGAGTTCGGTCAAGTTTATGCAGTTGACCAAAGAAATCATGGAGACTCCCCACATAGTGATGAACATTCCATACCACTCATGGCTAATGATTTAGAAACATTTTTACATGATTTAAAAATCCAAAATCCGATTTTACTAGGCCATTCGATGGGTGGCCTTGTGGCGATGTATTTTGATTTGATGCACCCAGGAGCTTTGAGTCGTCTCATCATCCAAGACATATCACCTAGGTCCTATCCATTTGCATATGATAATGAAATTATGTCGATGTCGTTTCCACTCAGTGGATTTAACTCACGTACAGAAATTGATGCGGAAATGGCAAAATATGTAAAGGATACATTCATTCGCCAATTTTTACAAATGAGTTTGGAGCGAAAAGAAGATGGTTCTTATCATTGGAAATTGAATGTAGACGGAATCAATCATGCCAGAAGAGTTTTTGATGATGTATTTTCATTTGATAAAATTTCTCAAACCCGGACTTTATTTTTGTTAGGTGGAAATTCTGAATACATAAGAGAATCGGATTTATCGATTATGGACCGGTTTTTTCAAAATAATGTAAAAGTAAAAATTGAAGGTGGTGGGCATTATATCCATTTTACCCACCAGAAAGTATTTTTAGAAGAACTTGGAAATTGGTTACAAAAGGAGTTTCGTTAA
- a CDS encoding alpha/beta hydrolase: MKKTLSWIFLFIAFFLLVASYFLSEQILTPSHSKGSDDANLRNQISFSEFNLPTPESIRFQNGVLRLRGWYFKNPKKQNCGMIFLHGLSNSKIQMLPYATPFWKRGCSLFLYDARAHGESDGQYSTYGYHEKMDLERAVEYFSEIDNTPEDRIGIFGIDFGASTALQFADGQFEYGFVIADTPYKDMRSYVEKRYESIYSRLVRFFLPLSLSIAELRGDLLVDEVSPQHTAKMITNPVLVLFPNDGDLLEKEDAELIVSNLKTTSKKIAPYPTQKISLQQFKTTSPEYELILQSFLKEIKFVK, from the coding sequence ATGAAAAAAACACTCAGTTGGATCTTTCTATTTATCGCCTTCTTTCTGCTAGTTGCTTCTTATTTTCTTTCCGAACAAATTTTAACACCTTCGCATTCTAAAGGATCAGACGATGCAAATTTGAGAAATCAAATCTCGTTTTCAGAATTTAATTTGCCCACACCAGAATCAATTCGTTTCCAAAATGGAGTTTTGCGATTGAGAGGTTGGTATTTTAAAAATCCCAAAAAACAAAATTGTGGGATGATTTTCCTGCACGGACTTTCCAATTCTAAAATCCAAATGTTGCCATATGCGACACCATTTTGGAAACGAGGTTGTAGTTTATTTTTGTATGATGCGAGAGCACATGGGGAAAGTGACGGACAGTATTCAACATATGGTTACCATGAAAAAATGGATTTAGAGAGGGCAGTTGAATATTTTTCAGAGATAGACAATACCCCTGAAGATCGGATTGGAATTTTTGGTATCGATTTTGGTGCATCAACTGCACTACAATTTGCAGATGGACAATTCGAATACGGCTTTGTGATAGCAGATACTCCTTATAAAGACATGCGGTCTTATGTGGAAAAACGTTATGAAAGTATTTATTCTAGATTGGTTCGATTTTTCCTTCCACTCAGTTTGTCGATTGCGGAACTAAGAGGTGATTTATTAGTTGATGAGGTTTCACCACAGCATACGGCAAAAATGATCACCAATCCAGTTTTGGTTTTGTTTCCTAATGATGGAGATTTATTAGAAAAAGAGGATGCAGAATTGATCGTTTCCAACTTAAAAACGACATCCAAAAAAATAGCACCATATCCGACTCAAAAAATTTCATTGCAACAATTCAAAACCACTTCACCTGAATATGAATTGATCCTGCAAAGTTTTTTGAAAGAAATCAAGTTTGTAAAATAA